One stretch of Musicola paradisiaca NCPPB 2511 DNA includes these proteins:
- the pdxJ gene encoding pyridoxine 5'-phosphate synthase: MSELLLGVNIDHVATLRNARGTAYPDPVQAAFIAEQAGADGITVHLREDRRHITDRDVRLLRQTIQTRMNLEMAVTDEMLAIACELKPHFCCLVPEKRQEVTTEGGLDVAGQLERMKISVARLRDAGIQVSLFIDANHAQIDAAAACGAPYIEIHTGAYADAVDEHTRQLEFARIREAASYAAGLGINVNAGHGLTYHNVQPIAALPEMHELNIGHAIIGRAVMSGLADAVADMKSLMREARR, encoded by the coding sequence ATGTCTGAGTTGTTGTTGGGCGTAAATATCGATCACGTCGCCACCTTGCGTAATGCGCGTGGTACTGCGTATCCAGATCCGGTGCAGGCGGCATTTATCGCCGAGCAGGCGGGAGCAGACGGGATCACTGTGCATTTGCGGGAAGATCGGCGTCATATCACCGATAGGGATGTCAGGTTGTTGCGTCAAACTATCCAGACCCGGATGAACCTGGAAATGGCAGTGACTGATGAAATGCTGGCTATTGCCTGCGAACTGAAACCGCATTTTTGTTGCCTGGTCCCGGAAAAACGCCAGGAAGTCACAACGGAAGGCGGCCTGGACGTTGCCGGACAGTTGGAAAGAATGAAGATCTCAGTAGCCAGATTGCGCGATGCCGGGATTCAGGTTTCCCTGTTTATTGATGCGAATCATGCGCAGATAGACGCTGCCGCCGCCTGTGGCGCACCCTATATTGAAATCCACACTGGCGCCTATGCCGATGCGGTTGATGAACACACCCGCCAGCTGGAATTTGCCCGCATTCGTGAGGCGGCCTCTTATGCCGCTGGCCTGGGGATTAACGTTAATGCCGGGCACGGATTGACCTATCACAATGTACAACCCATTGCAGCACTGCCTGAGATGCATGAGTTGAACATCGGTCACGCCATTATTGGTAGAGCAGTGATGAGTGGTCTCGCCGACGCAGTCGCAGACATGAAGTCCCTGATGCGGGAAGCCCGTCGTTAA
- the tadA gene encoding tRNA adenosine(34) deaminase TadA produces the protein MDTLADDEYWMRHALILAQRAWDEGEVPVGAVLVQGGKVIGEGWNRPIGQHDPTAHAEMMALRQGGRVLQNYRLLDTTLYITLEPCIMCAGAMVHSRISRLVYGAADAKTGAAGSLVDILRHPGMNHQVAITSGVLAEACSTLLSDFFRMRRQQQKAARAAGNA, from the coding sequence ATGGATACCCTTGCGGATGATGAGTATTGGATGCGCCATGCGCTGATATTGGCTCAGCGCGCCTGGGATGAAGGGGAGGTGCCGGTGGGGGCCGTGTTGGTGCAAGGCGGTAAGGTGATTGGCGAAGGCTGGAATCGCCCCATTGGTCAGCATGACCCTACCGCTCATGCCGAAATGATGGCGCTGCGGCAGGGCGGCCGGGTGCTGCAGAATTACCGTCTGTTGGATACCACGCTCTACATTACGCTAGAGCCTTGCATTATGTGTGCCGGAGCGATGGTGCATAGCCGCATTTCACGCCTGGTTTACGGCGCGGCCGATGCCAAAACCGGCGCGGCCGGTTCGCTGGTGGATATTTTGCGACATCCGGGAATGAATCATCAGGTCGCGATTACATCAGGCGTGCTGGCGGAGGCGTGTTCAACGCTGCTGAGCGATTTTTTTCGCATGCGCCGGCAGCAGCAGAAGGCGGCGCGGGCAGCCGGAAACGCATGA
- the recO gene encoding DNA repair protein RecO, with protein MEGWQRAFVLHGRPYSETSLLLDLFTENEGRVRVLAKGARARRSNLKGALQPFTPLLVRWGGRGEVKTLRNAEPVSLALPLHGALLYSGLYVNELLMRVLEFETDYSALFFDYLYCLQQLAAAQGSPEPALRRFELALLAHLGYGVDFLHCAGSGQPVSDTMTYRYREEKGFIASLVVDNRSFTGRELQALAAREFPDMETLRAAKRFTRIALKPYLGPRPLKSRELFRQFLPKRYMLPSKGEA; from the coding sequence ATGGAGGGCTGGCAGCGCGCATTTGTGCTTCATGGGCGACCTTATAGTGAAACCAGCCTGCTGCTGGACTTGTTCACTGAAAATGAAGGGCGGGTCAGAGTGTTGGCCAAAGGAGCCCGAGCTCGTCGTTCAAACCTTAAAGGTGCTCTCCAACCGTTTACGCCGCTGCTGGTTCGTTGGGGAGGGCGCGGCGAAGTCAAAACGCTGCGCAATGCCGAGCCCGTTTCGCTGGCATTACCACTTCATGGTGCTTTGCTCTATAGCGGTTTATATGTCAATGAACTGCTGATGCGAGTCCTGGAATTCGAAACCGACTATTCCGCTTTATTCTTTGATTATCTTTATTGCTTGCAACAACTTGCCGCAGCACAAGGGTCTCCGGAGCCTGCCTTGCGGCGATTCGAACTGGCATTATTGGCGCATCTTGGGTACGGCGTTGATTTTCTCCACTGCGCGGGCAGCGGCCAGCCGGTTTCCGACACGATGACTTACCGTTACCGGGAAGAAAAAGGGTTCATCGCCAGTCTGGTGGTGGATAATCGTAGTTTTACCGGTCGGGAGTTACAGGCGCTTGCTGCCCGCGAATTCCCGGATATGGAGACGTTGCGTGCGGCTAAACGTTTCACTCGCATCGCTCTGAAGCCTTATTTGGGGCCTCGCCCGCTGAAAAGCAGAGAACTGTTTCGGCAATTTCTGCCTAAACGATACATGCTGCCTTCGAAAGGAGAGGCATAA
- the pdeH gene encoding cyclic-guanylate-specific phosphodiesterase gives MAEYLVQQNSHFNQSGPAISSSGEEGCVDVDSWRSCHRRYTFQPIYRTSGRLMGIELLTAVFHPSSPQTLLSPEKYFSHLNVVERLDIVIDQLRFLNQWSLRFQNDGLRASVNIDGLTLLALQDNRAAKKLLSSMPWLRFELVENLDVLPKDKLAGLPEANRLWLDDFGCGVANFSSLSLTKYDCIKIARELFIMLLKTEQGRQLFPYLITLLASYCNDVVIEGVETEEEWEIVKQSKASAAQGYFLSRPQPFEKIDSLHTEL, from the coding sequence ATGGCGGAATATCTGGTGCAGCAAAATAGTCACTTTAATCAGTCCGGCCCTGCCATCTCTTCATCAGGAGAAGAAGGATGCGTTGATGTTGATTCGTGGCGCAGTTGCCATAGACGCTATACGTTTCAACCGATTTATCGAACATCAGGTCGGCTGATGGGAATCGAATTGTTGACCGCCGTATTTCATCCCTCTTCTCCCCAGACTCTGCTCTCGCCCGAGAAATACTTTTCCCACCTTAATGTTGTCGAACGGTTGGATATTGTTATTGATCAACTTCGGTTTCTGAATCAGTGGTCTCTCCGTTTCCAGAACGATGGCCTGCGTGCGTCCGTCAATATCGATGGTTTGACGCTTCTGGCGCTGCAGGACAACCGCGCAGCAAAGAAATTGCTCTCTTCTATGCCATGGTTGCGTTTTGAATTGGTAGAGAACCTGGATGTGCTCCCCAAAGACAAGCTGGCGGGGTTGCCAGAGGCCAATCGATTGTGGCTGGATGATTTTGGATGTGGCGTTGCTAATTTTTCTTCTCTTTCTCTGACCAAGTATGACTGTATCAAAATAGCCAGAGAGTTATTCATTATGTTGTTGAAAACGGAGCAAGGACGTCAGCTATTTCCTTATCTGATCACGTTACTGGCCAGTTATTGCAACGACGTAGTGATTGAAGGTGTTGAAACCGAAGAAGAATGGGAGATAGTTAAACAGTCTAAAGCCTCTGCTGCGCAAGGGTATTTCCTTTCCAGACCTCAACCTTTTGAAAAAATAGACAGTCTTCACACCGAACTCTAG
- the yfhb gene encoding phosphatidylglycerophosphatase C, whose product MADEITMLTPEAASSRRVFFDLDGTLHRQDLFGAFLRFLLRRLPLNLLLLAPLLPVVGLGMWVCGHTRRWPVSLLLWGITFGRSEARLLRLEQQFIEHFRRRITPFPLVRQRLMSCLAEQNTQVWVITGSPQHLVEAVYCDVPFMPEVHLIGSQITRRCGGWVLTLRCLGREKVVQLEHRLGKPLRFESGYSDSRHDNPLMACCRQRWRVTASGQLRPWG is encoded by the coding sequence ATGGCAGACGAAATAACGATGTTAACGCCGGAAGCGGCTTCATCCCGCAGGGTGTTTTTTGATTTGGATGGAACGCTGCATCGTCAGGATCTGTTCGGGGCGTTTTTGCGTTTTTTGCTCCGCCGACTGCCGTTGAATCTGTTGCTGCTGGCACCGCTGCTGCCGGTAGTGGGGCTCGGAATGTGGGTGTGCGGCCATACGCGGCGCTGGCCGGTGAGTTTGCTGCTTTGGGGGATAACCTTCGGTAGAAGCGAGGCGCGGCTTTTACGTCTGGAACAACAGTTTATCGAGCATTTCCGGCGGCGGATAACCCCTTTTCCATTGGTGCGACAGCGCTTGATGTCTTGTCTTGCCGAACAGAACACGCAGGTATGGGTGATCACCGGTTCTCCGCAGCATTTGGTGGAAGCGGTGTACTGCGATGTTCCCTTTATGCCGGAAGTTCATCTGATAGGAAGCCAGATAACCCGGCGCTGCGGCGGCTGGGTGTTGACTCTGCGCTGCCTGGGGCGTGAAAAAGTGGTTCAACTGGAACATCGGTTGGGGAAACCGCTGAGGTTTGAGAGCGGCTACAGCGACAGCCGCCACGACAATCCACTGATGGCCTGTTGTCGGCAGCGCTGGCGCGTAACTGCGTCAGGCCAGCTGCGTCCCTGGGGGTAG
- the acpS gene encoding holo-ACP synthase: MAILGLGTDIVEIARIEAVAGRSGDRLARRVLSEHEWRQYQMHHQPIRFLAKRFAVKEAAAKAFGTGIRNGLAFAHFEVSNNGMGKPELKLLDRAAELAAEMGVRHIHVSLADERHYACATVIIES, encoded by the coding sequence ATGGCAATTCTGGGGCTCGGTACGGATATTGTAGAGATCGCCAGAATTGAAGCGGTGGCCGGGCGTTCCGGCGACCGTTTGGCCAGACGGGTTCTGAGTGAGCATGAGTGGCGGCAATATCAGATGCATCATCAGCCGATTCGTTTTCTTGCCAAGCGTTTCGCAGTAAAGGAAGCTGCGGCTAAAGCGTTTGGTACCGGAATTCGAAACGGCCTGGCTTTTGCCCATTTTGAGGTGTCCAACAATGGAATGGGAAAACCTGAACTGAAATTGCTCGATCGCGCGGCAGAACTGGCTGCGGAAATGGGTGTAAGACACATTCATGTTTCTCTGGCGGATGAGCGGCACTATGCTTGTGCCACGGTCATCATTGAAAGTTGA
- the murQ gene encoding N-acetylmuramic acid 6-phosphate etherase, producing the protein MDLGALISETRNPASMSLDQLSTLEMMALFNQEDRKVPEAISQILPDIAAVVDATADCLKSGGRLIYMGAGTSGRLGVLDASECPPTFGIPHDCVIGLIAGGSGAMFKAVEGAEDDPQLGGSDLAALSLSSADMVIGLAASGRTPYVIGGLRYARRLGCRTAAISCNPLSPIAQEAEFAISPVVGPEVLTGSTRLKSGTAQKLILNMISTGAMVRMGKVYQNLMVDVKATNVKLVDRACRILMEATGTDRESARHYLAQTGYEVKPAIVMILTGCDVEESRRRLARQDGYLRNALQP; encoded by the coding sequence ATGGACTTGGGAGCGTTAATTTCAGAAACGCGCAATCCGGCGTCAATGTCGTTGGATCAACTGTCGACGCTGGAGATGATGGCGCTGTTCAACCAGGAAGATCGGAAAGTGCCTGAGGCTATCAGCCAGATCCTGCCTGATATCGCTGCGGTTGTGGATGCGACGGCCGACTGCCTGAAATCCGGCGGGCGTCTCATTTATATGGGGGCAGGAACCAGCGGTCGGCTGGGGGTGCTGGATGCATCCGAGTGCCCGCCGACATTCGGTATCCCGCACGATTGCGTCATCGGCCTTATCGCCGGCGGTTCGGGAGCCATGTTCAAGGCGGTAGAGGGGGCGGAGGACGATCCGCAACTCGGCGGGTCCGATCTGGCGGCATTGTCGTTGAGCTCGGCGGATATGGTGATAGGGCTGGCCGCCTCCGGCCGGACGCCTTATGTCATTGGCGGGCTGCGCTATGCCCGCAGGCTTGGATGCCGCACCGCGGCCATTTCCTGCAACCCGCTCTCCCCCATCGCGCAGGAGGCCGAGTTCGCTATTTCTCCCGTGGTAGGGCCGGAGGTACTGACGGGGTCGACACGTCTGAAGTCGGGTACGGCGCAAAAGCTGATCCTGAATATGATCTCTACCGGGGCGATGGTACGGATGGGGAAGGTCTATCAGAATCTGATGGTGGATGTAAAAGCCACCAATGTGAAGCTGGTGGATCGCGCCTGCCGAATCCTGATGGAAGCCACCGGTACGGATCGGGAAAGCGCACGGCACTATCTGGCTCAAACCGGGTATGAAGTCAAACCCGCCATTGTCATGATCCTTACCGGTTGCGATGTCGAAGAATCCCGGCGTCGTCTGGCGCGGCAGGACGGCTACCTGCGAAATGCCTTGCAACCATAA
- the mltF gene encoding membrane-bound lytic murein transglycosylase MltF produces MKRLTINYFFIGVIALLLTLALWPNIPWRSNQEFQLRQILSRGELRISTIASPLTYTPNNGSPTGLDYELAKRFADYLGVKLVVSVRQNVDELFNDLDNGDADLLCAGLIYNHERLNRFRTGPAYYSVSQQLVYRLGNPRPATLDKLQGRLTLLSGSAHIATLRALKSARYPQLSWEAAADISEQDLLKQVADGKLDYTIADSVTIGLMQRIHPQLAVAFDLSDEEPVTWYLRRTHDDSLSAALLDFFSQAMEDGTLARLEEKYLGHVGNFDYVDTTTFLNAIDSTLPGLRPLFEKYAREIDWKLLAAISYQESHWNPLATSPTGVRGLMMLTRNTADSLDVADRLNPEESIRGGAQYLSRMMQLIPASIPADERIWFALAAYNMGYAHMMDARKLTETQKANPDSWAEVKTRLPLLSQKRYYAQTANGYARGQEAYNYVENIRRYMVSLVGYLSEKESKEQQQQLLARAYPVVPPEQIPPTKPAP; encoded by the coding sequence TTGAAACGTTTGACGATAAACTATTTTTTCATCGGGGTAATCGCTCTGCTGCTGACGCTGGCGCTGTGGCCGAATATTCCATGGCGCAGTAACCAGGAGTTCCAGCTCAGACAGATCCTTTCACGCGGGGAATTACGTATCAGCACCATTGCGTCTCCGCTGACCTATACCCCCAACAACGGTTCGCCCACCGGCCTTGACTACGAACTGGCTAAACGATTCGCCGATTATCTTGGCGTGAAGCTGGTGGTTTCGGTGCGTCAGAACGTTGACGAGCTGTTCAACGATCTCGATAACGGCGATGCCGACCTGCTCTGCGCCGGTCTGATTTACAACCATGAGCGACTGAACCGTTTCCGTACCGGGCCTGCTTATTATTCCGTCTCTCAGCAGCTGGTCTATCGGCTGGGCAATCCCCGGCCGGCCACACTGGATAAGTTGCAAGGCCGGTTAACACTATTGTCGGGTTCCGCGCATATCGCCACATTACGGGCACTAAAATCGGCCCGCTATCCCCAGTTGAGCTGGGAAGCCGCGGCGGATATCTCCGAACAGGATCTGCTAAAACAGGTTGCCGACGGCAAACTCGACTACACCATCGCCGACTCCGTCACCATCGGTCTGATGCAGAGAATTCATCCCCAACTCGCCGTGGCCTTTGACCTCAGCGATGAAGAGCCCGTCACCTGGTATCTGCGACGGACGCATGATGATAGCCTCTCCGCCGCGCTGCTGGATTTTTTCAGTCAGGCCATGGAAGACGGCACGCTGGCCCGGCTGGAAGAAAAGTATCTCGGGCATGTGGGGAACTTCGATTATGTGGACACCACGACATTTCTCAACGCTATCGACAGCACCCTGCCCGGCTTACGCCCACTGTTTGAAAAGTACGCACGGGAAATCGACTGGAAACTGCTGGCGGCCATCTCTTATCAGGAATCGCATTGGAACCCGCTTGCGACGTCGCCAACAGGCGTTCGCGGGCTGATGATGCTGACGCGCAATACCGCGGATAGTCTGGATGTCGCCGACAGGCTTAACCCGGAAGAGAGTATTCGCGGCGGCGCTCAGTACCTGTCCCGCATGATGCAATTAATTCCCGCCAGCATACCGGCGGATGAACGTATCTGGTTCGCGCTTGCCGCTTATAACATGGGCTACGCCCATATGATGGATGCACGCAAATTAACCGAAACGCAAAAAGCGAACCCCGATAGCTGGGCAGAGGTTAAAACTCGTCTGCCGTTGTTGAGCCAAAAGCGCTATTACGCGCAAACCGCCAACGGATACGCACGCGGTCAAGAGGCCTACAACTATGTGGAAAATATCCGCCGTTATATGGTGAGTCTGGTGGGATATCTGTCGGAAAAAGAGAGTAAAGAACAGCAACAACAGTTGCTGGCTCGTGCCTATCCGGTGGTACCGCCGGAACAGATACCGCCGACGAAACCCGCGCCCTGA
- a CDS encoding type I secretion system permease/ATPase yields the protein MNAFHGQPPDDTENPVSRHYQDLRSRHDDPLLDSLLVLCRLQGKASSRTALTAGLPLKEQRLTINLLPTAAARAGLQARILKRSLSAIPRMSLPAMLMLREGRAAILLGWNDDGSARIMPSETEGGEITLDHNTLQQNYLGLVLFAQPRHRFEQHVSPLLSRAYLCVSEILNLSRFFYLDAAIASLLISAIALSLPLFVMHIYDQVIPRQTTETLWMLASGIIIAQLFELLLRALQHLCLNKAAKRIDVTASATLFERLLGMQTASRQQASPLIHNMLALQGLRNFLTPQNLSALLDIPFTVLALIAMGFIGGPLVWVPLLTCLGLSATYWLLQFPLSNAIRKSQPLLSEQTSLLIETLSGLDTIKINNAESERQYQWEQNVGLLSRLRARINSLAAFSSSLTHWGTQFAGLIIVVLGVYRIMGDTLSPGALIACYMFNSRILAPLNTLATRLSRTLHARLAVDAAHQILQSPQERHEAQRPLTRENIRGSIEFRDVTFQYPEQKKCTLIDLNLSIRPGEKVGIIGRTGSGKSTLEKLLLGLYSPSHGNLLIDGMDARQLDVGDLRHNIGYVPQDIQLFNGTLRENLLCGARYIEDEAMLKAAEIAGINEFARLHPDGYNLQVGERGLQLSGGQRQAVAIARALLLEPPILVMDEPTSAMDNSSEDRFRQALMPGLEGKTLILVTHRVSMLALVDRLIILDKGRVIADGPKTIVMDALKNGQINTSR from the coding sequence ATGAATGCATTTCATGGACAACCGCCGGATGATACGGAAAATCCCGTGTCTCGCCACTATCAGGATCTTCGCAGTCGTCATGATGACCCGCTGCTCGACAGCCTTTTGGTGCTGTGCCGGTTACAGGGGAAAGCCTCCAGCCGCACGGCGCTGACCGCCGGATTACCCCTGAAAGAACAGCGTTTAACCATCAATTTGCTACCGACAGCCGCAGCCCGTGCCGGTTTGCAGGCCCGGATCCTCAAACGCTCATTATCAGCAATCCCCAGAATGTCGCTGCCTGCCATGCTGATGCTCCGGGAAGGCCGGGCGGCTATCCTGCTGGGGTGGAATGACGATGGGTCGGCCCGTATCATGCCGAGCGAAACGGAGGGCGGCGAAATAACCCTCGACCACAATACCCTACAGCAGAATTACCTGGGTTTGGTGCTGTTCGCCCAGCCGCGTCATCGCTTTGAACAGCATGTTTCTCCGCTACTGTCCCGGGCTTATTTATGTGTCAGCGAAATCCTGAACTTGTCGCGCTTCTTTTATCTGGATGCCGCTATCGCCAGTCTGCTGATAAGCGCCATCGCGCTAAGTCTTCCGTTATTCGTGATGCACATTTACGATCAGGTAATTCCCCGCCAAACCACCGAAACCCTGTGGATGCTGGCTTCCGGCATCATCATTGCTCAGTTGTTTGAGCTGTTGCTGCGTGCTCTACAGCATCTCTGCCTGAACAAAGCAGCCAAAAGAATCGATGTGACCGCGTCTGCGACATTATTCGAACGGTTATTGGGCATGCAGACCGCATCCCGGCAGCAAGCAAGCCCACTCATTCACAACATGCTTGCCCTGCAGGGATTGAGAAACTTTCTCACCCCCCAAAATTTGAGCGCGCTGCTGGATATTCCGTTTACCGTGCTGGCATTGATCGCCATGGGGTTTATCGGCGGGCCGTTGGTTTGGGTTCCGTTGCTGACATGTCTGGGGCTGAGTGCGACATACTGGCTCTTACAATTTCCGTTATCAAACGCCATCAGGAAATCACAACCGCTTCTCAGTGAACAAACCTCGTTACTGATAGAAACCTTGTCCGGGCTGGATACCATCAAAATCAACAATGCAGAGAGTGAACGGCAATACCAATGGGAGCAAAATGTTGGGTTGCTCAGCCGGCTCAGGGCCCGCATCAACTCACTGGCCGCCTTTTCCTCCAGCCTGACTCACTGGGGAACACAATTCGCCGGGCTCATCATCGTGGTACTGGGCGTCTACCGAATCATGGGCGATACGCTCTCGCCCGGCGCATTGATCGCCTGTTATATGTTCAACAGCCGAATACTGGCGCCTCTGAATACGTTGGCCACCCGCCTGAGCCGCACGCTTCATGCCCGTCTGGCGGTGGATGCCGCCCATCAGATACTGCAATCACCGCAGGAACGCCATGAAGCGCAACGACCGCTCACACGAGAAAATATTCGCGGCAGCATTGAATTTCGCGATGTCACCTTTCAGTACCCGGAGCAAAAAAAATGCACGCTGATCGATCTTAACCTTTCGATTCGCCCCGGTGAAAAAGTCGGCATTATCGGCAGAACCGGATCGGGAAAAAGCACATTGGAAAAATTGCTGCTCGGGCTTTATTCCCCTTCGCACGGCAATTTGTTAATTGACGGAATGGACGCTCGCCAGCTGGATGTCGGCGATCTGCGCCATAACATCGGCTATGTACCGCAGGATATCCAGCTATTCAACGGGACGTTGCGCGAGAATCTGCTCTGCGGCGCACGTTATATCGAAGACGAGGCCATGTTGAAAGCGGCCGAAATTGCCGGGATTAACGAATTCGCCCGGTTACACCCTGACGGATACAACCTGCAGGTCGGCGAGCGCGGCTTACAGTTATCCGGGGGGCAGCGGCAAGCCGTCGCCATCGCTCGCGCCTTACTGCTGGAACCGCCGATCCTGGTGATGGATGAGCCCACCAGCGCAATGGACAACAGCAGTGAAGACCGGTTTCGTCAGGCGCTGATGCCTGGCCTTGAGGGTAAGACGCTGATATTGGTCACTCATCGGGTTTCCATGTTGGCGCTGGTCGACAGGCTCATCATTCTTGATAAGGGGCGTGTGATTGCCGATGGCCCCAAAACAATTGTGATGGATGCATTAAAGAACGGTCAGATCAATACATCGCGCTGA
- a CDS encoding sensor domain-containing protein, whose protein sequence is MYEIIIILLIVLLVVSSARNRRLQEKSNSDQKKQDFLNMIFFAAEYSPASIMIADENCEIVYVNRQFTTMSGYEAEEILGRKTNILSSGMTNASVYDELWSTLNKGEVWNGEFINRKKNGQLYWEKASIVKIYNKASNSMQYVGIKIDITERKTQEHHDNSYNRALELLSSGAPLKDILDAIIFSVEEKNPGRIVCSVLLVDKEKKCLTLGSAPSLPGFYKNAMHNVKIADGAASFGTAAYSGKRVIAEDISTHPHWSLYKGLALYAGLRSCWSEPIFGQNKEILGVLSVYHRKVYSPTEDEIASIEKSAQLVAVAIERYRAIDMLRRSEEHYRQLAHYDSLTSLANGLTFAEQMEQAIQLSKQTGRKIALMFLDLDKFKQINDTFGHATGDLLLKEAAVRMRSAVRDTDTVYRRSGDEFIILLQGIKEIENTLYVADKIHHALNEPFFIEGKKLDISCSIGIALYPEHGTDSLTLAINADAAMYQAKALGRSQTQIYHDLNSTHQ, encoded by the coding sequence GTGTATGAAATTATAATAATTCTATTAATAGTGCTCTTAGTGGTTTCCTCGGCAAGAAATCGTCGGCTTCAGGAGAAAAGCAATTCAGATCAAAAAAAGCAAGATTTTCTGAATATGATTTTCTTCGCTGCCGAGTACAGCCCTGCATCGATAATGATTGCTGATGAAAACTGTGAAATCGTTTATGTGAATCGTCAATTCACGACGATGTCGGGATATGAGGCGGAAGAGATTCTTGGCAGAAAAACCAATATATTAAGTTCCGGAATGACCAATGCCAGTGTTTATGACGAATTATGGTCAACGCTGAATAAAGGTGAGGTCTGGAATGGAGAGTTTATTAATCGTAAGAAAAACGGACAGTTATATTGGGAAAAAGCCAGTATCGTAAAAATATATAATAAAGCCAGCAATTCTATGCAGTATGTTGGTATAAAAATAGACATTACCGAGCGTAAGACTCAGGAACATCATGATAATTCATATAATCGCGCACTGGAGCTGCTATCTAGCGGCGCGCCGCTGAAAGATATTCTTGACGCAATTATTTTCAGCGTGGAAGAGAAAAACCCTGGGCGTATCGTGTGCTCTGTATTGCTGGTTGATAAGGAAAAGAAATGTTTGACTCTGGGTTCTGCGCCCAGCCTGCCGGGCTTTTATAAAAATGCCATGCATAACGTGAAGATTGCTGATGGTGCCGCTTCTTTTGGAACCGCTGCATATAGCGGAAAACGTGTTATTGCAGAAGATATATCTACACATCCTCACTGGTCTCTTTATAAAGGTCTGGCATTGTATGCCGGGCTACGTTCATGTTGGTCGGAGCCTATTTTTGGTCAGAACAAAGAAATATTAGGTGTCCTTAGCGTTTATCATCGAAAAGTCTATTCTCCGACGGAAGATGAGATTGCATCCATTGAAAAATCGGCGCAGTTGGTCGCCGTAGCGATCGAGCGATATCGCGCAATCGATATGTTGCGTCGCAGCGAAGAGCATTACCGCCAGCTGGCGCATTACGATTCTCTCACATCGCTGGCGAATGGGTTAACGTTTGCCGAGCAGATGGAGCAAGCTATCCAACTCTCCAAGCAGACCGGCAGGAAGATCGCACTGATGTTCCTCGATCTGGACAAGTTTAAACAAATCAATGATACCTTTGGCCACGCGACAGGTGATTTGCTGTTGAAGGAAGCTGCTGTACGTATGCGCAGCGCGGTGCGAGATACCGACACCGTATATCGCCGAAGCGGTGATGAATTCATCATCCTGTTGCAGGGAATTAAGGAAATTGAAAATACGCTGTATGTTGCAGATAAAATCCATCATGCCTTGAATGAGCCCTTCTTTATCGAAGGGAAGAAGCTCGATATATCGTGCAGTATCGGTATTGCGCTATATCCGGAGCATGGAACGGATTCGCTGACGCTGGCAATCAACGCAGATGCCGCCATGTACCAGGCTAAAGCGTTGGGGCGGAGCCAGACCCAGATCTACCACGATCTCAATAGCACCCACCAGTGA
- a CDS encoding YfhL family 4Fe-4S dicluster ferredoxin, whose protein sequence is MALLITAKCINCDMCEPECPNQAISMGIEIYEIDPLRCTECVGHYDIPTCQRVCPIDNTILKDPNRQESTEQLWEKFVQLHHADKL, encoded by the coding sequence ATGGCTCTGCTGATTACCGCAAAATGCATCAACTGCGATATGTGTGAACCGGAATGCCCTAATCAGGCAATCTCCATGGGGATAGAGATTTATGAAATAGATCCGTTACGCTGTACCGAATGTGTCGGACATTATGACATCCCTACCTGCCAAAGGGTTTGCCCGATCGATAATACGATCCTGAAAGATCCCAACCGCCAGGAAAGTACCGAGCAACTTTGGGAGAAATTCGTTCAATTGCACCATGCGGATAAACTCTGA